In Monomorium pharaonis isolate MP-MQ-018 chromosome 3, ASM1337386v2, whole genome shotgun sequence, a genomic segment contains:
- the LOC118644879 gene encoding uncharacterized protein LOC118644879: MNYYVPIQQNEACNKPTLSQLRYTPHILGRRFALTTTAYKYLDIGISVGSMSYVEMILGNNKGSQIILPYTTWKAFIERRADIERLVRSTLPSSRLVICDLVIEIVKIRDENIVKLTLLNTSLYMKPLTILFLYELEHCAEYVYNQLHQKTYSVSDKYKHFVSLLRQNYITTKHDAVKLLNERYDKTCIIDCELMTYGVNNILYDALCNN; the protein is encoded by the exons atgaactattacgttccgatccAGCAAAATGAAGCGTGCAataaacc aacatTATCGCAGCTGCGCTATACTCCACATATCTTGGGGAGGAGATTTGCCTTGACTACCACAGCCTACAAATACTTGGACATCGGAATCAGTGTGGGGTCCATGTCATATGTGGAGATGATTCTTGGCAACAACAAGGGCAGCCAAATAATTTTACCATATACAACATGGAAAGCATTCATCGAGAGACGTGCGGACATTGAACGACTCGTGCGGTCAACTTTGCCATCTTCAAGACTTGTAATTTGCGATTTAGTAatagaaatagtaaaaatacgtgatgagaatattgtaaaattaacgcTGCTTAATACCagtttatatatgaaaccgttaacgatattatttttatatgaactcGAACACTGTGCTGAGTATGTATATAACCAGTTGCATCAAAAAACATATAGTGTAAGCGATAAGTATAAGCATTTTGTAAGTCTTTTACgccaaaattatattactactAAGCACGATGCTGTAAAGCTATTAAATGAAAGATACGATAAAACTTGTATCATAGATTGCGAACTGATGACCTATGgcgtgaataatattttatatgatgctttgtgtaataattaa
- the LOC118644914 gene encoding uncharacterized protein LOC118644914 yields the protein MTNILNIEDEPIFDDRIVKIENHTYNPFANTTFEYSDEIRIPIQQQDLYTLPSESFLYIEGKLTIKKPVAGSDVTLGNNCVAFMFDEIRYELNGVEIDRNRNVGITSALKNYITMSSDRIMIANNAGWEPWNSPNGYFNFCVPLNMLLGFCEDYRRVVINARHELILIRSRNDNNCLVGDPAREPEIELFKVQWRMPHVLLNEVNKLSMLRALESGRYLSMAFRSWDLYEFPLLQRTTKHSWAIKTATQLEKPRYVIFALQAGRKNVMLDDASRFDHCKLMNVKLYLNSECYPYDDMNLDFDRNRWAILYDTYTRFCKNYYGYNYLEPNQTVTNFRHKGPFVIIDCSRQNESIKSATVDVRLEFECKENVPASTTAYCLIIHDRVVQYNPLTNVVRKIT from the coding sequence ATGACTAACATCTTAAACATCGAGGATGAGCCGATCTTTGACGATCGTATCGTTAAGATTGAAAATCACACGTACAATCCGTTCGCCAACACAACATTCGAATACAGCGATGAGATAAGAATACCTATACAACAGCAAgatttatacacgttaccGTCCGAAAGTTTTCTATACATCGAGGGAAAACTTACGATAAAAAAACCGGTTGCGGGATCTGATGTGACATTGGGGAATAATTGCGTCGCGTTCATGTTTGATGAGATTCGATATGAACTCAACGGTGTGGAGATTGATCGCAACAGAAACGTTGGAATAACCAGCGCGCTCaagaattatattactatGTCATCCGACAGAATTATGATTGCAAATAACGCTGGTTGGGAGCCGTGGAATTCTCCGAatggatactttaatttttgcgtacCGCTCAATATGCTACTAGGATTTTGCGAAGATTATAGACGCGTGGTGATTAACGCCCGTCATGAGTTGATCTTGATACGCTCGCGCAACGATAATAATTGTCTAGTTGGCGATCCGGCGAGAGAAcctgaaattgaattattcaaagtaCAGTGGCGAATGCCACACGTGCTGCTGAACGAGGTAAATAAACTGTCGATGCTGCGCGCTCTAGAAAGCGGGCGATACCTCAGCATGGCTTTTCGTTCGTGGGATCTGTACGAGTTTCCGCTATTACAACGCACAACTAAACATTCGTGGGCCATCAAGACCGCTACTCAGCTCGAGAAGCCGCGTTACGTCATCTTCGCTCTGCAGGCTGGTCGGAAGAATGTTATGCTCGATGACGCGAGCCGATTCGATCATTGCAAACTAATGAACGTAAAACTGTATCTAAACTCGGAATGTTATCCGTACGATGATATGAATCTGGATTTCGATAGAAACAGATGGGCAATTCTCTACGACACGTACACacgtttttgtaaaaattattatggataCAATTATCTCGAGCCGAATCAAACTGTCACAAATTTTCGACATAAAGGTCCGTTTGTGATTATCGATTGCTCTCGACAAAATGAATCGATAAAGAGCGCAACTGTGGACGTGCGCTTAGAGTTTGAATGCAAAGAGAACGTGCCTGCGAGTACCACCGCGTACTGTCTCATCATACACGATCGAGTGGTTCAGTACAACCCGTTGACCAATGTTGTGcgcaaaattacataa